One Coffea eugenioides isolate CCC68of chromosome 2, Ceug_1.0, whole genome shotgun sequence genomic window, GGTGGGTCGAGCAATTGCCGAAAGTGGGATATGACTTCCCTTTTCAACTCATCATAATCTTCTACTCGTGTCCCATCTTTCCTGGTAATTGACATTATTCTATTACACCGATTTCTTTGGTTAACCATTTTGAAGAAAAAACTCATATTTTGATCTCCAAGATTCAGCCATGAAGCTCGAGATTTTTGCTTGTAGAAGTTCTCTTCATCTTGACCGAGGTCTCTATACTTCTTTACCAACAAATTTTCTTTGGAAAGCAATTCTTCGTCCCTGAGATGGTTATCAATTTGACTTTGAATGGCCTTCAGATCATTTTTTGCCTCTAACACTTTCATAGATAAGTCCCATATTCCTTTTTGTTGAATTTCTTCTACTCCTGCTTCGTCATTTTCAATTTCTGACAGATACTAAACATGGGAGTCCCTCGAACATCAATATTCCATGTTCTTGCTACTAAAGGCATAAACTTCTCATTTTCAGTCCAAAAATCAAGAGAATTTAAAGGGTTTCTTGACTCTTCGCATTTTTGGAAGGATTTTCACAAGAATTTTAGCATGATCAGAGATACCTTTAGGTAAAAAACTAGCATTAGAGAAGGGAAAAATGCCTGAACCAACTCTCATTAACTAATACTCTATCAATTTACCTGTAAATAATATTCTCATCTTGCCAGTTATTACACCATGTGAACTGCATCCCTGTGTAGTTCAAATCCTCTAACTCAGCGTCAATACAACAGTCATTAAAATCATTCATGTACTGTGGCCAATCATTGGAGCCCCCGCATCCTTCATATCCAAACCTGATAGCATTGAAATCTCCAGCTATTATCCATCGAGTGGAGTGCATCAGGCTAGCAAAGTCTACTAGGTCCTTCCAAAACTCTTTCCTGTTTGTGGAGTCATTGTCTCCATGGACAAAAGATATAATGTACCTGAAGTCTAATATTATTCATTGAGTTAATCTTACAATGCATGACTTGGTCCGAGGAGCCAATACAAAAGACATTCAAAAAGTTTGGGTTCCAACACACCCAAATTCTACCAAGAGAAGACCAGTTGTAGTTATAAAGAAATCTCCAAGAGGGAGCAATTGCAGTTGagattttatcttttttcacAGCTTTCACTTTTGTTTCCAAAACAGCTCCCAACTTAATATTATTATCTACCAAAGAAGACCTGACTTCCTTTTGCATGATAGATTTGTTCAATCCTCTAACATTCCAGCATCCAGTATACAGAGACAAAAAGTTGGGATAAGATTTAATATTGATTACCCTTTGCAGGGGATGTCCCCTGCACCATCTTCTGACAAAtgcttgttcttcttcttctttttctttccatttctcTTCTTGAAGTTAGCTATGATCTCATTCAAAATTagcacaagaagtttcaagttCCTCGATAACTTCCGCATCAACAGCATTTAACTCCACAAAGGAATTGTAATGTGAAGAATCCTTGGGCTGGTTTTGTTGTGGTGCAAGTGCAACCATTCAAAATTCCATCTTGAACAATCTAGATGTTTGTTTCATCAACTCAAACAAACATGGGAATTAAGGGCAAGGGGTGCCATTTGTGAGCCCTCTTGACTTCTCAGCGTGTGTCCTAATGGTAATACACCATTAATCAGGCCAACTAAGCAAAGATTGGTTCTAGCAGTGAAGGAGTGTGTCGGGGCAAGACCAACACTAACCATAATCTCCACATCGACCATATGTCTATCAATAAAAAGCACAGAAAATAAGTTATCCAAGTCCTAACTCATCAAAGATTTGTGGATCCCTCGTCCAAAATACgaacattttttaaaatcttttaGTTCATGTATTTTCACTTTTTGCTTCACACCTAATTTGATGTAATAATATACACTGTCAGCGTGTGAAAAATTAATCCTAACAACATAATCAGCCTTATGTCTGTTAATTTGCAAACCGGAAGGTTGATAAGTATTGCCAGTATTGGTAACGTGATGATactattcttcttctttttcttttatccaagaaaaaaaattagtttaaattcaTAAGCTCAGAATATCATCTCCTTCATAAAATCACATTTTGATGTTCCTATCGGCTAAACTGAGTCTTGGAGACAGAtatgagaattttttttcaaaaaaaaaataaaatcttgtGAGGTATTTTACGCAAGTGCAAGATTGACTTGCGCTGGAAAGCTTGAAAACCCAATCCTATTGCCGTTTGAAATTTGAGCCCATCTTGAGGACTGATCTGGGCTTTATTTGGAGCGGGAGTTCTGTTGAGTTTGGAAAAGGAACCATAGACCATATCCGTTATGGAAAATAACGTCTAATTACCTAGATGCTGCCCACTGCAGCCTGATTTGTACACCAACATATTTTTAGTTTCTTATACACTATCACTGTACAGATTTTTTGTTTTATACTAGCAGGTTTAGATCATTACTACATgatatgaatttaaattttaaattcaaatcatgCACATGTGGTATGTATCTGTAGCTAcaagtataaaaaaaaaggttattatcttttagtcactttacccacttaacgttatcttttagttgAAATGCTTAACTGCTAATCATTATGACAATCTTGTCTCTTCGACTTTCTAATCATTATGCTAATCCTTTCTTAACATATTCAATGCATAAAATGCAGTCAAGTTTttcataaattttctttttccatgtgaCGTAAAAACCACTAATGTGCTAATCAACAACTAGTAACAAAGTACGTATAAAGGCTTGATACCACATTTGCAGGTTGATTAAAATTGATTGTCTCTAGGCAGTAGAATAATTAGGATAAATTTTGCATATATATACACGATTACATTTACCACAGCTCATATTATAATGTAATTAATTATTGGAGAAACAACAAAATATAAATTAGATTGTCACCCGTGTAGATTATAGTAGCTACTAATTGTCGTGTAACACCTGTCTTAACATTGCAAATGGTATGCTAAATAAAAAGAAGCAGCTTTATCTCAAGACTGCAAGTCATATTTGGGCTCTCATTGTTGTGCTATTCCAATCATGCAAGCCCCTTTCTCCTAATAGCAACAAAATGTTGTACTCCAAAAAGCCTAAAACATATTACAACaaataaataatatttttgACACTGACAGTGTATTTATAGTATAAACtacttaaaattatatatatataacacatacattaacgAGTATAGACGCATGTCACATGCATAAAATATGAATTTCAgaacaaaattaaaactacatgatatatatatctatCTAAATATGCTAGTATATATAATGTTGGTGTGAGAAATACCCATCTTTCAGCTAAGCACAAAATAGAGTTATGGTGCATATCTCTTTAAGAACTTGATGCAAAATTCCTCGTTCTCACATCTCTTATTACTTCCCTGCAATGTTGTCGTGCTCCTCCATAGAAGGGCACAAATCCAACCGCTTTAAATCATCTGTCCCAGATTTTGTCTCTGTTCCATCTTTGTTTAAATGACATGTGTATTATACTATTGGACTTATCCCCAATAAAATTTAAGAGTTATTATTGCTGAACTTATTCACAATAGAATTTTAAAACTTATTAATCAATACACGTAGCAGTTGAACAAAGACGGAACCAACGGGATAAAGATGAAATTCGAGACAGTCGATTTCAAAACGCAAATCCAACAATCTTGTTGGAATACCAGCACATAGTAGTGTTGTGATTTGTCCATGAAATTCAACTGCATGGGAGTGCGTGCGAATGGTGGAGATCTGGGCATGGATATGTGCTTGTGCTCGTGCACCGGCCGTCAACTTTGGAGAGCATGCTTCCTCCTCCTCCATTGCCCTTTTGAACTTCGGAATGTTGTGCTAATCATACAACACTAGGAGAAAACAGccgcccctccacttgcagtTTCTACTATGAAATATATGGACTTAAtctgtatttttttttgtttttattccacgattcttttcattttttggtcaattttagAACATGTTGAAGAAATTTTATTCTCTTCTCCCACAATTTTTCTTTAGTTTCTTTGGAATACAATAATTCCAGATGTTAAATGGATTTAATCTATCATTAGGGCTGTAGGTGTCAACGCAAAATTGAAATAATTACATAGCAGGACCACCATTAGCTAATACGTGTATGGGGATGGTCAGTTGATGAGAAGTCAAATACGCAGAGAGAAATCTCTATTATAGTGTTTTAGGGatgaaaatcaagtaaatagggtgtgaaaaaaaaagttaatagGGTTTGTTCTaggagcttttttttttttaaacgaaGCTAATAGTTAAGAATATTAGAAGAAGCCCCGAAAAATGCAAACCAATTTGTGTCTGTTTATTTGAGCACCTTAAGTACAATAGATTAGGTACGTACTATTTGAGATTTGTGGTCAAGGAAACAATTTATGCTAACTTAATTAACGACTACTTTGTCCTGTCTGTTAATAAAACACAGGTGATTAACCCCTTGATTATCTTTGTAACAGGAAATTTTTTAGTCaactccaagaaaagaaaaataagccgTAGTCTGATTTCAGGGGGAAAAAATTTGGAGGAAATAAccaaaaacaaaatgaaagaaaagttgGACCCAAATAGGCAGCATTCTTAGCAAATAGCAGTAACTAGGTATTGAGTTGTTCCACTTGATTTACTCATTATTGGGTGAAGATCCTCTCCTTTCTATTGGATTTCTCTCcgttgatcttttttttttttttttttgacgacTGGGGGTATCCTGGTCAATTGACCAGATTAATCCCCCCAGGCTGGAAGAGCCCGCCCCAAGGATTCCAGCGCGGTACGGAGAGAGAGTCGAACACGGGACCTTACTCCTGAAGAGGAGGCTACTGGACCGGTCGCACTAACCCGGGGGTGGATTTCTCTCCATTGATCTATCCATTCATTTATATCTAAATCATTGTCGTTTTGTAAATCAGCCAATTGtgccattattattattattattttgatctCTAGATCAACATACTAAAAAATGATATAATTTTTTGAGAACATTTCAACATTCAACTTAGACGAAACATTTAAAAGGTGAAAATGGATCAAAATTGTAAATAATATTCGTAATGATTAATCAGAGAGTAAAACCTAATCAATTTAATACAAAATTTGATGTATAACTAGCATAAGTGATGAAATAGACTATGAACGATATTGAtctttgaaaataatttttaaattaacTTTATTCGAGCGTAATGATGAGAAATTCTCTCCAACTCAATAGAGAGGAGCCTAGTCCTAACATTGTGCAGATCCTTTTTGCCCATCTGCATGCGTAAAGAGAGGAGAATATATATGCAGTTTTTGCTCTTAAGAAATTTGCAATTGCTTAGTCTATTTTTGGCAAACCTTTTGATGCAATTATGATTTGCTTGGCCAAAAGTAAAAGCCAATGGCTACCTTGTATTCGAAGTCAGAAGAGTTACTACAGCATCAACAAAACCCATCATGACGCTTCCACTACAACAAGAACAATTCAATTGTAGAGATGTCTGAATCATGATGTATATACCTATCTAGTTTTATTTCTTGGAGAATGCCAATGGTTCAACTTGACTTTTGTCTCTCAAATTTTAGCTATTTCTAGCGTAATTGAGTCCAGCAAGGTtcagtttttcttcttttgttctttattttctttccattttatgGAATTTCAAATTAGTCAGCTCTATCTTGAATCATGCAGCAGAAACCTGACAGAGACCTAGAAGAAACCTTCGATGCTTTGTTAAAAATATTCTGtaacttctttcttcttgaaacTCTTATAAAGCTGCTTTAACCAGTCATCTATATCTTGGATGTCAATGATGCTAcctttgtttttaatttttaaaggCAAAATGATCTTCTTTATTTCAACACAAATTCAGCAGCTATAAAACAAGAGAAGTAGAAAGTTTCTGTATTATATATTCTAAAAACATCCTGTTAACAAAACCTCAGGAgtttaatattaattataattgACGTGccaattttattcttttccaaCTATGGCTTATGTGAAAACCCTTTCCTCTTTTTTGGGTTTGATGAATATCTATGCAATACTTAAAACTGACAGCTAACTGTTGTCTATCTTAAACATTCTTCTACCTTTTctacttcaattttttttaaaccaataCGTACTACCTATCTGGTTTACAAATTGGGTAGACCACGCAGATCAATCCAtattttcatatcatttggcaGAGTAAATGTAAATTAGTTTTGAATATAAATTGTAATTATACTGTCTACAATTCAGTAGAACCTTAAACATAAGTAGCCATGTCTAGAAAGTTGTGGGACTAAAGTAAACACATACTATTTTTATAAGGCCATGTATGCAAGAATATTCTTTTTATCCATTGGTGTTGAAGTTTGGAAGCAGCATTATGCCATTATCTATTCTCTATAGAGGCAACAAAATGAATAACTGATCCATACCGTGAATTCAGTTTATATATTCTTTGAAATGAAAATTGGTTTGGAATCCTCATGATTCTTATCTTTGTTTGTAATTAAAAGCTAAGTCTACGATTATCATTGCCAAATACAAAACCAAGTTGGCGGAAGTTTGACTTACAGACAAAGTTTGTATACTTTTGTATTTcgaactttcttcttcttcttcttttttcaggGATAAATCAGAAGATTCAGAATTCATTTAAGTTCTAAAAGTCTATAGACTATAACTCCAGTGATACGTAAATCTATGCATGCTTATTTGACATGCACTAATGACTAGAACTATACATTGATTATTGATTAATGATCAGCACACAAGTACATCATTTGGTGGCATGGAGTCAGGAGGGTATCCTTCCAACAAGCAGAAAACTGGTGGAATTGTAAGAGTTTTAAGGCATCCATAAGCATTCCAGCAATAGGGATCCAATATATTCTGTCCCTGAGCAGGAAACAATTCAACATCTGAAAGCGTGAGATTTGTACATGGCACAGAATCACTGCAGGCTAATCGCATTGGTGGGCTTCTCACATCATAAGTCCCTTTAATGTTTGTGTACAATATGTCAGAAACGTATACTGCTGAAGTCTGATTCTGGCAGCCCTTTGTCTCGCAGTAGTATTGGTCTATGATGATGGGATTTCGAACTGTGTCCATAACAATGTTGTTGAAAGTCACCTTTGATACTGATCCAAATCCACCTTGCCATGTTTTGATTCTCACACCATTAGCTGAGTGCTTGATCAATGAGTCTGTCACTGTTATATTTGACACACATGCTTTGGTGTTCTGTTTGCCAAGGCTGCCAATGCTGTAACAAGATAAAACATGAGGTTGAGGATATCTTAAAGAAAAGGCtaaactccttttttttttccttttaaggGGCGATGGGGGATAATGGGTAGCTTTAGTGCTCCATTTTCCATCAGCATTCTTGAAAATGGAGAGCCTTTGATATTTGTTATACATCTTTTAGTGTCACGACAGCAGTCCAAATCTCAACTCGATTGCTAGTTGCTGGAATGAGCCCGGTAAGCGGGCATGACTTGTTTTGACTAGATTTCAATTCGTTAGCTGGGCAATTATGCTTATGCTTAATGGCCACTTCCAAGGAATCTTGCAATTTTAGGGTCTCGCACTTTTGGTGGTTGTGGTGATAGTTTCACACTTAATTTGGAGGttttggaaatggaaataaacttTGTTTCTGCCTTAGTTTAGTACAAAAGAAGAGACACAGAGATTGCAGGGCAGATACCTTATTCCATGACTGGGACCACATGTTATGTTCCTTATGTCTACATTATGACAACCAGCTCCAATTGATACACAGTCATCACCTATGCAAAAAGGCAAAACTATAAAGAGTGATGCAATAGACTTGAAACCTTAAAAGGAGCCtatgaagaaagaaagaaaggagctTTTGAGAGGCTAAAATATTACTAGTACCGTTGTAAATTATTGTGTTATGTATCCTGACATCACTTGTGTTCTCTATGTGAATACCATCAGTGTTGGGACTAAGAGAAGGCGATTTTATGTAGAGTGAATAAACATTGACATCTTGGCAGCCATCAAAACGGAAATGGAATTGAGGGCTGTCTCTAACTCTTAGCCCTTGTACTGTCAAATTGGAGCTCATAAAAAACCTTATAGCCTGCAGCAAGTACAGCAATTCATCAGGATTACTTCAGAaggaattatatatataaatatatatatagaactGCAACAACAAAATATAGTAGTCATGTTGTGCATAGGATTTAGGACTTACAACCGGGCTGTCACAAGGACCATGTGAAGTGGTTCCATTTACTCCCTGTGACATTAGTACAATAAGGTTTAAGTCCTAACAAAAGGGTAAAAGGGCTTTAACAATAATACTACAACAAAAAAGATATACTTTGTGAGGTTTGCAGGGAAGATTCCACCAGTTTTCTCCTCTCCCATCTATTAGTCCACCACCTTGCATTGTCATTCCGCTGACTCTGTAGAAGACTAGCCATTGTCGCTTACTGTAATTCTTTGGCCATGAATCAGGTCCATCTGGTGGCATAATAGTTCCTTCAATCTGTATACAGTTAGACATGAAAAGAAATCATCAACGTGTGTTCAATCATTAGTTCAACACATATATACCCCTTCTAGTGAATGCAACGTTACCTGGAAAACTAGTCCACTTTTGCAAGGACCTGTGAAGATGGTAGACTGTATCATGAAGGAATAGCGACTGGGAACTAAAAGAATGCCCGAGTCAGTATGGCAAGCATCATCCCAGGCCATTTTGAACGCTTGTGTGTCATCAGTGACACCGTCACCTACTGCCCCATAAGATAAAACATTGAAAATTGCTGCAGAATCTGCAGGACTCGGGGAATGAGCCTCAGGTGCAGGAGAAGGAGGTAGTGAAATTTGAGACAGAACACGAAAATGTGGTTCTTGTGGCTCTTGGAAGAAGTTACTAAGAAGCCTGCTCTCAGCTTGGAAAGCtgaaaaacagaagaaaatacagaaaaacaGCAGGAAAACCTTATTAAATTCCATAATAAGTGTAGCTTGTATCCAAAAACAGAGGATTCTTTTTATACAAAAACGACACAGTGGTACACAAAAAGAATTTGACTACTTGCAGCTTAGCATGCACTCGGCACTCCCTGGTAGCTACAGAAATGTCTCTATTGAGTAATGGGTAGGTTGTGGAGATGGAGCATGCTTTTGATATTCAGAGAATGGAACTCAAGATCAGAGGTAGTTTTGTCACTATCAATAGCTCAAGATCATAGGTTCCCAGGGTGAAGGCTCCCACGTTTTCAGGAAGTCTAAAGAAGCCACCAACAGAACTAAGTTGTTTCCGTGACCACTGCCCACTAAGGCCACTATTGCTTCAACTTGGCTGATCTCTTCAGTTTTTACAAGTAAACTGTATATGTTAGCTAAGAATGTTGCAGAATCCATCAGCTGAATGAAATCAGATTTATACTACATTGGAACTGTAACAAACTGTTAGTGGAAGCTACCTTTTTTCAGGGTCGGTATATGCAGTTATGCACCTCTCATTTTTTTAATCTTAGCAAAACCGACCAATTCCATCTAGAGAATGGCATTTCAGTTGAGGATATGTGGAGAGTGCATTGGTGGAttctgaagaagaaaaaaagggtgTGTGCTGCATTTGTTGGTTTATCAGAAAGTAATCATTGTTGTATAAAATCTATTAAGATATCCTCATCAACTGCTGAATGCATGCCCTCCCATTGCTTCCACTTTCCCTGGTCCCCAAAGTATTCATCTTTTTAAGGGTGGCCTGGCATTCTATTAAAAAAAGATGGTACCTCTATAACTGCACTGCACTTTCATTTCAGAAGATTACTGGCTTGGGTTTTTGGTTAGTTGATTAGATAACTTGGTATTTCCTCGTGCGAAGAGTACTTTCAGAGCAAAATCTGACTTGTGCCTTTAGCATTTTAAGAAGTTTTAATTGAAAACTATGAACTAATGTTGAAAATACATCATTAACATGTCACGGAAATAATAGATACATCAGATCAAGGAAAATTACAAATATTAGGTTCTTTGCACTGGTGACTGTGATTTTCGAGTATTGCATCCTACGCATGTAGATAATTAACTCGACATTTCATTTCTATTTAAGTTGTAACTAATTAATTACGATCGAAAGAAAAATTACATCAAACTATACAGAGAATTGCCCTTTTCAATCGAATCTTAATCTCGTCCTGATGCAAATCCAACTAATCAAGAGTTACTGGATTAACCAAATCTTAAATCgaagtttttttttatctttttattttattttatacataTTGGGTTAATTAGAAGCTAATTTATGACTTTGAGGATAAAAGCTACAGATGGAGGATTTATCACACATCTGTCAGAAGATTACTTGTTTAATATTGCAACGTCATCCAATCTCAGCCGATTGTCtaattcttgatgcattgatTACCCGATTAAATAACAGTTACCACAACTAAACAGATGATATTAATTCTAAACTAGAAAGTAGAAAAAGAACCAAAAGTATAAATTCTCACGTCCAATATAAAAATCTTGCAAAGGACCAAAATAAAGTATAAACCATGTAAACTGGACTATTcttcattcattttttctttcttttaatttttcataTCTTGTATCCTCCAATCACACCTTGACATCGGAAATGGAGTCTTTACCAATATCATCCAGAAGCAAAATTTTTGTTCTTCCTATTTGGCTTGTTCTGCTTGCAGACAAGcagttgttgttgttgttgttttatTACACTTGGTACCATGTAACCGGGGCAGGGAATTGATTAAAGGTGGAGATGAAATTGTTTTTTCATAGATGGAGAATGGATTGCTATATCTTAATCTCTTGTTTAGGCTTCTTTAATGGAATCTTTTTTGGCTTGGCTGAGGAAGTGCTTCTACTTTGGCCTGTAGTGGCACTTGCTTCCAAGCCAGCAAATATTCCTAGACATTCTTAATTAGCTGTAACAATAGAATAAAATAATCTATCAGTTGAAGTGAAataattgtttattttattgagtTGGTCTTCAGTAGGATTGCAAATGAGTCGAGTTACGTCGAATTTTGGTCTAATCGCGTCGAGTCTGGACTCAATTTTACTGAGTTCAAACTCGACtcaattttttttgctttttcgaTTTTAGGTTGGCAGATAAAATTTAATGTAAACAATTTAGTGACTTGCATATGCGAATATATAGATGAAAATAGCAAAGTTTGGTtcaattcctttcttcttcttcttcaacctttTTTTGGACGACAAAACTGCAGAACGGCCAAGTGACTAGACAATTTCCGGTTACATCCCTTTTAAGCTTGGCTAGACCAGGATTTTCTGTCATTTGACTGACTCGCCAAAGACAAAGATTACGAGTTTTTAAGTTATAACTAACCAATTACATCAGTAAGGCCTAACCAAAAAATGACGAATACAAAGGGTCAAGCATCCTGCAGAAAAgtaataatttaaatttaatatgtTAATTAGTAATTGTATCAAACTTCAATCATTTCATTAAAATCATAcaaaatctttaaaaaaaaaaaaaaaaaaactactattCAGCTTGACTCAGATCTTTCATATCTAATAAATGTCAATATTTCGCGAGAAAGTATTTTCTGTCAGAAAGTTAAAGCATAGTCTGCAGCCCTGCTTAGAAAATAGAACAACTTGAGTTAAAAATAGTATGTAATTGtgacaaaataaacaacaaacccAAGACTAAGCAGTTTGATTAAATTCTACAATCACTGTCACTATAGGTATTTTGATTACAATCCGTAGAGCGGTTAATAACTTTACACCAATGGGTTTTAGTAATAAAGATTAGTGAAACCCTACTCTTAGTAGTTAATCATAAAACTCATAGAAAGGATGTATCTATAAAACTCATTAATCGACTATGATTGACCTTAAACATGTTAGAACATTTTCAAACAttgaaaatttggacagaatCCTAAAAGCAGCTTTCTGCGTTTCGTTTGCAACATTTTAGGTTTCAACAGAGATACAACTCCAAACATATTTCTAACGATTATTAGCTGTTCAGAAGACGTGAAACCTTATTTATATGGATCAATTTGGGGTCTTTTGGCtgcaaactctagaaaattatTGCTCATTCTCTTCTTTGTTCTTGGAAGTAGTAACAAAGATTTGCAACCAAGCTTCATCTTATTCTAGAGGATATTCGTCCTTGATTTTTTCACTTTATAGTGGACAAATAAAGGTTTAAGGAAATTGATCTGTAATCACGATTTGAAACATTTTTCTTAGTTAGTCTTGTTGTAGTTGTAGCCATTTTATAGTATTCTCTTTGTTGTTCTAACAAAACAAacatctcaaaaaaaaaacttattccTTGCTTTGAAACTCACTTACTAAACGCTGGAGAGAAGAGacttaacccaaaaaaaaaaaaaactcactttCTAAACACCTCCTAAATAGCACTGTGGCTTCTAATATATTGATAAATTAGTAGACTTTATTGGTTTAATGCTAAACTTTTACTGCAATGACATGGTCATCGCCGGCCTTATTTTATGATGCATGTTCAGTGATCCATTTTTGGGTCAATATAGCAAGGAAGGATATACCACAAGGATGAGGAAACAAAACAAAGATCATGCATGCATGTTAGTGATGATATCCATCACCTCACCAAAAGCAGGCCACCGTTTATTAGTAACAAGCAGCAAAGAATTGTGACTTGTGAGGACTTGATTTGTCCACAACTTATCAGTAGCAATTAGCAATTAGTACTATAAAAGAAACGAGATTAGTAAATGCAAGAGCAATTGTATTGTTCAGTTGACGATCCAATTGTGTTTAATTTTAATGTCGACGGAAGGGATTGATAGTAGGATATCCTTCATTGATGAACGACAAAATTTGCAAAGGACTAATTTAATTTTGCACTCTCGAACCTTATCACTTTTTTTCACTTGACACTCGCACTGCGCGAACTTTGTCACTTTTTTCACTTCGCACTCCAAACTTCAATTTGGACCACTTTGCATTCTAAACTCTAAATTTTTAACATTTTACATCCTAAACTCTCAAGATGTCTGATTTAAATCCAATCAATGACAATGTTACCAAAATTAACGAGATACACGGCGATGCAGATTAATAATACTGTATCGATGTGTTGTAACTATGAACTCTTAGTTTCTTTCGACTATTTTAACACATTGCCATTAATTTTTATGATCCGAATCACTAACATTGTTAGTCCAAATTAACGAGATAAAAAACATTATACCATATAATTCAAACTAGAAATCGCAGAAGTCCCGGATCCCACGATAATGATGGCAAAAACAGGGTAGAACCACTATTACAACTTTAAAACTATCATTCACCCCTAAAATTCTTatgttattgaaaaaaaaaaaaaacactaaataGGAGAGCCCTTTGACGCAATAAATTACCATTCTTGCACAAGTTTGTTTCACTTCCTAAACTAACCCCTACAAGTACCAAAGAGAGTTTATTTTAATTAAGCAAAATAACAAAAACTGGTTTTAGAAAGTTGAGGGCATGGGGGTCACTGTAATTTCACTAACCAAAGTAGAAAATCT contains:
- the LOC113763363 gene encoding polygalacturonase At1g48100-like, giving the protein MEFNKVFLLFFCIFFCFSAFQAESRLLSNFFQEPQEPHFRVLSQISLPPSPAPEAHSPSPADSAAIFNVLSYGAVGDGVTDDTQAFKMAWDDACHTDSGILLVPSRYSFMIQSTIFTGPCKSGLVFQIEGTIMPPDGPDSWPKNYSKRQWLVFYRVSGMTMQGGGLIDGRGENWWNLPCKPHKGVNGTTSHGPCDSPVAIRFFMSSNLTVQGLRVRDSPQFHFRFDGCQDVNVYSLYIKSPSLSPNTDGIHIENTSDVRIHNTIIYNGDDCVSIGAGCHNVDIRNITCGPSHGISIGSLGKQNTKACVSNITVTDSLIKHSANGVRIKTWQGGFGSVSKVTFNNIVMDTVRNPIIIDQYYCETKGCQNQTSAVYVSDILYTNIKGTYDVRSPPMRLACSDSVPCTNLTLSDVELFPAQGQNILDPYCWNAYGCLKTLTIPPVFCLLEGYPPDSMPPNDVLVC